One genomic region from Actinocatenispora thailandica encodes:
- a CDS encoding sigma-70 family RNA polymerase sigma factor yields the protein MEELAEGFERARPRLRAVAYRMLGSASEADDAVQEAWLRLSRADRGDVRSLPAWLTTVVARICLNMLQARQTRREQPLEDHEPPAGGADPAAEAELTESVGLALSTVLDRLAPAERLAFVLHDMFAVPFDEIADIAGRSPAAVRQLASRARRRVRESGARPEPDRARQRTVVQAFLAASRNGDFAALLALLDPDAVLRADAAAVATGASTGVVGAAAVAEQFAGRARAARFALVDGAAALVWSVGGEVRVVFTLTVVGDRITEIEILADPARLRALDVVLPDRVGSLPPDRDGARRDRVGSLPPDRDGARRERDEVSPD from the coding sequence GTGGAGGAGTTGGCCGAGGGCTTCGAACGGGCTCGACCGCGGCTGCGCGCGGTGGCGTACCGGATGCTCGGCTCGGCGAGCGAGGCCGACGACGCGGTCCAGGAGGCGTGGTTGCGGCTCAGCCGCGCCGACCGCGGCGACGTGCGGAGCCTGCCCGCCTGGCTGACCACGGTGGTGGCGCGGATCTGCCTGAACATGCTGCAGGCCCGGCAGACCCGCCGGGAGCAGCCGCTGGAGGACCACGAACCGCCGGCCGGCGGAGCCGATCCGGCGGCCGAGGCGGAGCTGACCGAGTCGGTCGGGCTGGCCCTGTCCACCGTGCTGGACCGGCTCGCGCCGGCGGAGCGGCTGGCGTTCGTGCTGCACGACATGTTCGCGGTGCCGTTCGACGAGATCGCCGACATCGCGGGCCGGTCCCCGGCCGCGGTCCGCCAGCTGGCCAGCCGGGCGCGCCGCCGGGTACGCGAATCCGGCGCGCGGCCCGAACCGGACCGGGCCCGCCAGCGTACGGTCGTGCAGGCGTTCCTGGCCGCCTCCCGCAACGGTGACTTCGCCGCGCTGCTCGCGCTGCTGGACCCCGACGCGGTGCTGCGCGCCGATGCCGCCGCGGTGGCGACCGGGGCCAGTACCGGGGTGGTCGGCGCCGCCGCGGTCGCCGAGCAGTTCGCCGGCCGGGCCCGGGCGGCCCGGTTCGCGCTGGTCGACGGTGCCGCCGCGCTGGTGTGGAGCGTCGGCGGCGAGGTACGGGTCGTGTTCACCCTCACGGTGGTCGGTGACCGCATCACCGAGATCGAGATCCTGGCCGACCCGGCCCGGCTGCGCGCCCTCGACGTGGTCCTGCCGGACCGGGTCGGCTCCCTCCCGCCGGACCGGGACGGGGCCCGGCGGGACCGGGTCGGCTCCCTCCCGCCGGACCGGGACGGGGCCCGGCGGGAGCGAGACGAGGTGTCACCCGACTGA
- a CDS encoding carboxypeptidase regulatory-like domain-containing protein: MTAGQIALSKQSVRKTVSLDGAPATAAVTVTNTGGRPATVRLGEQSGGFSMQSTPSGAPKQLVKTDVSPLRHNGAATGTAPQDDAPSADAWTPIANAPTTLQDNAVSVNGGKLYSAYGFTGSGDIKNMYIYDPAGGTWTQGASASDNRSGDPAHGFIGGKFYAVGGWADNGTPDTKLEIYDPSSDTWSTGATAPKAFAGAGSVVLGSKLYSIGGCTSECGQRTVMVYDSASDTWSQAADYPEAISWESCGAIAGKIYCAGGIGSASTRHGYVYDPNADTWSPIADLPLDLWGSAYAAANGRLLVSSGVADNSSAVSNQGFAYDPDDNTWTPLPNANEAVYRSGSALGFYRIGGSVSSSSPPVATGSVLAGYDQGGDTDVTWLSLNRTTFTLAPGASRKLKITVDPTDPAVAQPGDYTAAVSVGTDTPYSIAPIGVTMHATPPSTWGKITGTVSADDGHGTVTPLSGASVEIDGWSAGYLVKTDSNGHFALWMDSRNSPLTVIFARDGYHPQVKTATIKEGKTVTVDVTLLRL, encoded by the coding sequence TTGACCGCCGGTCAGATCGCGCTGTCGAAGCAGTCGGTCCGCAAGACAGTGAGCCTCGACGGCGCTCCCGCCACGGCCGCGGTCACCGTGACCAACACCGGCGGCCGGCCGGCGACGGTGCGCCTGGGTGAGCAGAGCGGCGGCTTCTCGATGCAGTCGACGCCCAGCGGCGCGCCGAAGCAGTTGGTGAAGACGGACGTCTCACCGCTGCGCCACAACGGTGCCGCGACCGGCACCGCTCCGCAGGACGACGCGCCGTCCGCGGACGCGTGGACACCGATCGCCAACGCGCCCACCACGTTGCAGGACAACGCCGTCAGCGTCAACGGCGGCAAGCTCTACTCGGCGTACGGGTTCACCGGCTCGGGCGACATCAAGAACATGTATATCTACGACCCGGCCGGCGGCACCTGGACCCAGGGTGCCAGCGCGTCGGACAACCGATCCGGTGACCCGGCGCACGGGTTCATCGGCGGCAAGTTCTACGCCGTCGGTGGTTGGGCCGACAACGGCACCCCGGACACAAAGCTGGAGATCTACGACCCGTCGTCGGACACCTGGTCGACCGGTGCCACGGCGCCGAAGGCGTTCGCCGGTGCCGGAAGCGTGGTGCTCGGCAGCAAGCTCTACTCGATCGGTGGCTGCACCAGCGAATGCGGTCAGAGGACCGTGATGGTGTACGACTCGGCCTCCGATACGTGGTCGCAGGCCGCCGACTACCCGGAAGCCATCTCCTGGGAGTCCTGCGGCGCGATCGCCGGCAAGATCTACTGCGCCGGCGGAATCGGTTCGGCGTCGACCAGACACGGGTACGTCTACGACCCGAACGCCGACACCTGGTCGCCGATTGCGGACCTGCCACTGGACCTGTGGGGTTCGGCGTACGCGGCGGCCAACGGGCGGCTGCTGGTGTCCAGTGGCGTGGCGGACAACAGCTCGGCGGTGTCCAACCAGGGGTTCGCCTACGACCCGGACGACAACACCTGGACGCCGCTGCCCAACGCCAACGAGGCGGTGTACCGTTCCGGCAGCGCCCTGGGCTTTTACCGGATCGGCGGCAGCGTCAGTTCCTCGTCGCCGCCGGTGGCGACCGGATCGGTACTGGCCGGGTACGACCAGGGCGGCGACACCGACGTGACCTGGCTGTCGCTCAATCGAACCACGTTCACTCTGGCGCCGGGCGCCAGCAGGAAGTTGAAGATCACCGTCGACCCGACCGACCCGGCCGTGGCCCAGCCCGGCGACTACACCGCCGCGGTCAGCGTCGGTACCGACACGCCATACAGCATTGCGCCGATCGGTGTGACGATGCACGCCACTCCGCCGAGCACCTGGGGCAAGATCACCGGTACGGTGTCGGCCGACGACGGACACGGCACCGTGACCCCACTGTCCGGCGCCTCGGTGGAGATCGACGGCTGGTCGGCCGGCTACCTGGTGAAGACCGACTCCAACGGCCACTTCGCGCTGTGGATGGACTCCCGGAACAGTCCGCTGACCGTCATCTTCGCCAGGGACGGCTACCACCCCCAGGTCAAGACCGCGACGATCAAGGAGGGCAAGACCGTCACGGTCGATGTCACCCTGCTGCGACTGTAG
- a CDS encoding VOC family protein, whose product MKPSSISGLTYQVADLARTAEFYQALGFRPGRSEEGRMTCYVNWFWLTFVAGEPASGAGSTTYLKVEDLDAYYQGVLAAGFRPENKPARGRTGNREFDLLDPDGYRLAFFEKK is encoded by the coding sequence GTGAAACCGAGCAGCATCTCGGGCCTCACCTACCAGGTCGCCGACCTGGCCCGGACCGCGGAGTTCTATCAGGCGCTGGGGTTCCGGCCGGGTAGGTCCGAGGAGGGCAGGATGACCTGTTACGTCAACTGGTTCTGGTTGACGTTCGTCGCCGGGGAACCGGCCAGCGGCGCGGGCAGCACCACCTACCTCAAGGTGGAGGACCTGGACGCGTACTACCAGGGCGTGCTGGCGGCCGGCTTCCGCCCCGAGAACAAGCCGGCGCGCGGGCGTACCGGCAACCGGGAGTTCGACCTGCTCGACCCGGACGGGTACCGACTGGCGTTCTTCGAGAAGAAGTAG
- a CDS encoding helix-turn-helix domain-containing protein: protein MILRRAYPGAPGVSGGVSRPADPVASRIPVTGPIPLACSKGSVQNGVDGRAQQAPARIPNRPQSRCGQSRPHIACHRGGARIVLEAVGLRPSEWRAYHVLMRLPTGTAEELAERLGLDIDEVAAALAVLQRRKAVTRTPDDPRRFRAVPPDLAFGPELRRRQRDLAVVEEAVDRLSTEYRNQLALRGAGELIEVVFGEAIGPRIVELERKAQKEVCGIMKSPTFAMRPSENVAEMEGLRAGIAYRSIYPREVLTIPGDPFELVKSVRHGEQARVIDETPLKMIMVDRAVAVVPVLPADSPEPSALLVYPSGLLDALVALFEAIWENATPLLATDDAVEPAGENAPSAQDLHLLSLLLAGLTDQAIAAQLGLSMRTVQRRVHGLIELAGVRTRLQLIWRAAHRNWL from the coding sequence ATGATCCTCCGTCGCGCCTACCCCGGGGCACCAGGTGTTAGCGGTGGGGTGTCCCGGCCGGCGGATCCGGTAGCGTCCCGGATCCCGGTCACCGGCCCCATACCGCTCGCATGCAGCAAAGGGTCAGTTCAGAATGGCGTCGATGGCCGGGCCCAACAGGCTCCGGCGCGCATTCCGAACCGACCTCAAAGCCGATGCGGCCAGTCACGGCCGCACATCGCCTGTCACCGGGGAGGCGCTCGTATCGTGCTGGAGGCCGTTGGACTCCGACCGTCAGAGTGGCGTGCGTACCACGTCCTGATGCGCCTGCCCACAGGCACCGCCGAGGAACTCGCGGAGCGTCTGGGGCTGGACATCGACGAGGTCGCCGCCGCGTTGGCCGTGCTGCAGCGGCGGAAGGCGGTCACCCGGACCCCGGACGACCCGCGCCGGTTTCGGGCCGTACCCCCGGACCTCGCGTTCGGGCCCGAGCTGCGGCGCCGGCAGCGCGACCTCGCCGTGGTGGAGGAGGCCGTCGACCGGCTATCCACGGAATACCGCAACCAGCTCGCACTGCGCGGCGCCGGTGAGCTGATCGAGGTGGTCTTCGGCGAGGCGATCGGACCACGCATCGTGGAACTGGAGCGCAAGGCGCAGAAGGAGGTCTGCGGCATCATGAAGTCGCCGACCTTCGCCATGCGGCCGTCCGAGAACGTCGCCGAGATGGAGGGGCTGCGCGCCGGGATCGCCTACCGGTCGATCTACCCGCGCGAGGTGTTGACGATCCCCGGCGACCCGTTCGAGCTGGTCAAGTCCGTGCGTCATGGCGAACAAGCACGCGTCATCGACGAGACACCACTCAAAATGATCATGGTGGACCGGGCGGTGGCGGTGGTACCGGTCCTACCGGCCGATTCGCCCGAGCCATCGGCACTACTCGTGTACCCGAGCGGCCTGCTCGATGCGCTGGTGGCGCTGTTCGAGGCGATCTGGGAGAATGCCACGCCGCTGCTCGCCACCGACGACGCGGTAGAGCCCGCCGGCGAGAACGCCCCGTCGGCTCAGGATCTGCACCTGCTGTCACTGCTGCTTGCCGGTTTGACCGACCAGGCCATCGCCGCGCAGCTCGGGCTCTCGATGCGCACCGTGCAACGCCGCGTGCACGGTCTCATCGAGCTTGCCGGGGTGCGTACCCGGTTGCAGCTGATCTGGCGGGCCGCCCACCGCAACTGGCTGTAG
- a CDS encoding carboxypeptidase regulatory-like domain-containing protein — protein MIGLGLAAPAFAAPPDPPTAKLNVEPVCGTADPGEFTCFSLRRTDVVGAKGVQPNSTPSGFGPSDLRSAYNLPADGGAGTTVAIVDAYDDPNAEADLAVYRQQYGLPACTSASGCFSKVDQTGGTTYPAPDAGWAGEISLDLDMVSAAAPNANILLVEADSASFEDLGTSVNTAVELGAKYVSNSYGTGYSSDPGSGESPDELTYEQQYYNHPGVAITVSTGDDAYGVAFPAASQYVTAVGGTSLIRDSSPRGWSESVWHNSYGGPGSGCSLYEPKPAFQHDSGCDMRSVADVSAVADPTTGVAVYNSYQASGWAQYGGTSASAPIIAGVYADAGAPVAGSYPNAYPYAKVGALNDVTDGENGSCTPAYWCTAGTGYDGPTGLGTPNGLGAFRSGPHGTVAGTVTSSGSGAAIAGATISVGSDTATSAADGSYTMSVPPGDYRATAAAYGYQSSTASVTVADGGSVTADFTLDPIATHTVTGKVTDGSGHDWPLYAKITVDGVPGGPVYTNPYTGKYSLSLPTGKDYTVHATAQLPGYTGTDAAVSVRDTDVHKNLTLLVDQQACTAPGYTQTKDGLTETFDATTIPDGWTDVDATGRGNWVFDNPVHRGNGTGGSGNFAILEATGPVTSQKWDASLLTPMVDMSDQANPWLAFDTNFSGGLTQVADVDLSIDGGANWSTVWHRTAATKGHQEIQLTTAAYQASVQVRFRYTALAGFYWEVDDVFLGNLDCTPKPGGLVAGRVLDANTGSGVESASVTSGDAPTETATTTDSAAGTGFYWMFSSLTGSHPFTAAKARYHDATAAVAVRPDDVTHANITLTAGRISLSKQSIRKALDLDGGTATGSVTVTNTGGQPASVSLAEHSGGFQIQATQTGAPRKVVKADVSPLRHRGTATGAAPDTGASGDAWTPIANLPLAVQDNAAGEYHGKVYSAFGFTGTGETNHLYVYDPVAGSWTQGASAADARDGTPAHGFIGGKFYAVGGWTASGSTDTKLEIYDPASNTWSTGATAPKAYAGAGSAVLGGKLYSVGGCTSTCGVKTVLVYDAATDSWSQAADYPVATAWQSCGAIAGKLYCAGGSGAGTSGYVYDPATDGWSPIADLPADLWGSAYTAANGLLLVSGGVTNGSAALTNQGFAYDPQTNSWTALPNANAAIYRGGSALGFYQIGGNPGGANTAPTGSSSVLSGYDQGSGEDVSWLSLSAGKFLLAPGASKRVKVTVDASDPAVTQPGKYAAEFSVATDTPYLVTPVAVTMKVAPPSTWGKITGTVSADDGSGAVTPLAGAQVEIDGWAAGYLLTTDGDGHFALWLDYRNSPVTVIVAKPGYHPQVKSVTIRQGKTVRLDVTLKKA, from the coding sequence ATGATCGGGCTGGGACTGGCCGCCCCGGCATTCGCCGCGCCACCGGACCCGCCGACGGCGAAACTGAACGTGGAGCCGGTCTGTGGCACCGCCGATCCCGGCGAGTTCACCTGCTTCTCGTTGCGGCGCACCGATGTGGTCGGCGCCAAGGGAGTTCAGCCCAACTCCACGCCGTCCGGGTTTGGGCCGAGTGATCTGCGCAGTGCGTACAACCTGCCGGCCGACGGCGGCGCGGGTACCACTGTCGCGATCGTGGACGCCTACGACGATCCGAACGCCGAGGCGGACCTGGCCGTCTACCGGCAGCAGTACGGGCTGCCGGCGTGTACGAGTGCGAGTGGCTGCTTCAGCAAGGTCGACCAGACCGGCGGAACTACCTACCCGGCGCCCGACGCCGGCTGGGCCGGGGAGATCTCGCTGGATCTGGACATGGTCTCGGCTGCCGCGCCGAACGCGAACATTCTGTTGGTGGAGGCCGATTCCGCGTCGTTCGAGGACCTGGGTACGTCGGTCAACACCGCGGTGGAACTCGGCGCGAAGTACGTGTCGAACTCGTACGGCACCGGCTACAGCTCCGACCCGGGCAGCGGCGAGTCGCCTGACGAGCTGACCTATGAGCAGCAGTACTACAACCACCCGGGCGTGGCGATCACCGTCTCCACCGGTGACGACGCCTACGGCGTGGCGTTCCCCGCCGCCTCCCAATACGTCACCGCGGTCGGTGGTACCTCCCTGATCCGGGACAGTAGTCCGCGCGGCTGGTCGGAGAGCGTCTGGCACAACTCCTACGGCGGCCCTGGATCCGGCTGTTCGCTGTACGAGCCGAAACCGGCGTTCCAGCACGACTCGGGTTGCGATATGCGGAGCGTGGCAGACGTGTCCGCGGTGGCCGACCCCACTACCGGTGTCGCCGTGTACAACTCATACCAGGCCAGCGGGTGGGCCCAGTACGGCGGGACCAGCGCCTCGGCGCCGATCATCGCCGGCGTCTACGCCGACGCCGGTGCGCCGGTGGCGGGCTCCTACCCGAACGCCTACCCCTATGCCAAGGTCGGCGCGCTCAACGACGTCACCGACGGGGAGAACGGTTCCTGCACCCCGGCATACTGGTGCACCGCCGGCACCGGCTACGACGGCCCGACCGGCCTCGGCACCCCGAACGGGCTCGGCGCGTTCCGTTCGGGGCCACACGGTACCGTCGCCGGCACGGTGACCAGCTCCGGCAGCGGCGCGGCCATCGCCGGCGCCACCATCTCGGTCGGTTCCGACACGGCGACCTCGGCCGCCGACGGCTCGTACACGATGTCGGTGCCGCCGGGCGACTACCGGGCGACCGCTGCGGCATACGGCTACCAGAGCAGCACGGCGTCGGTCACCGTCGCCGATGGCGGCAGCGTCACGGCGGACTTCACCCTGGACCCGATCGCCACCCACACCGTCACCGGCAAGGTGACCGACGGCTCCGGCCACGACTGGCCGCTGTACGCGAAGATCACCGTGGACGGCGTGCCCGGCGGCCCGGTCTACACCAACCCGTACACCGGCAAGTACTCGCTGAGCCTGCCGACGGGCAAGGACTACACCGTGCACGCGACCGCGCAGTTGCCCGGCTACACCGGTACCGACGCGGCGGTCAGCGTCCGCGACACCGACGTGCACAAGAACCTGACCCTGCTGGTGGACCAGCAGGCCTGTACGGCACCCGGATACACCCAGACCAAGGACGGCCTGACCGAGACGTTCGACGCCACCACGATCCCGGACGGGTGGACCGACGTCGACGCCACTGGCCGGGGAAACTGGGTGTTCGACAACCCGGTGCACCGCGGCAACGGCACCGGCGGGTCCGGCAACTTCGCCATCCTCGAGGCGACCGGGCCGGTCACCAGCCAGAAGTGGGACGCGAGCCTGCTGACTCCCATGGTCGACATGTCCGATCAGGCCAACCCGTGGCTGGCGTTCGACACCAATTTCTCCGGTGGGCTCACCCAGGTCGCCGATGTCGACCTGTCGATCGACGGCGGTGCCAACTGGAGCACGGTCTGGCACCGGACCGCGGCGACCAAGGGGCACCAGGAGATCCAGCTGACCACCGCCGCCTACCAGGCGTCGGTGCAGGTGCGGTTCCGCTATACCGCGCTCGCCGGCTTCTACTGGGAAGTCGACGACGTATTCCTTGGAAACCTCGACTGCACCCCGAAACCGGGCGGGCTGGTCGCCGGCCGGGTGCTCGACGCGAACACCGGCTCCGGTGTCGAGTCTGCCTCGGTGACCAGCGGCGACGCACCGACCGAGACCGCCACCACGACGGACTCGGCCGCCGGTACCGGCTTCTACTGGATGTTCTCGTCCCTGACCGGTTCGCACCCGTTCACCGCCGCGAAGGCGCGCTACCACGATGCGACTGCCGCCGTGGCGGTACGGCCGGACGATGTCACGCACGCCAACATCACCCTGACCGCCGGCCGCATCAGCCTGTCCAAGCAGTCGATCCGCAAGGCACTGGACCTCGACGGCGGGACCGCGACCGGATCGGTGACCGTCACCAACACCGGTGGCCAGCCGGCCAGCGTGTCGCTCGCCGAACATTCCGGCGGGTTCCAGATCCAGGCGACGCAGACCGGCGCACCCAGGAAGGTGGTCAAGGCGGACGTCTCGCCGCTGCGGCATCGCGGAACGGCGACCGGTGCCGCACCCGACACCGGGGCGTCGGGTGACGCCTGGACCCCGATCGCGAACCTGCCGTTGGCCGTCCAGGACAACGCCGCCGGCGAGTACCACGGGAAGGTCTACTCGGCGTTCGGCTTCACCGGCACCGGCGAGACCAACCACCTGTACGTCTACGATCCGGTGGCAGGCAGCTGGACCCAGGGCGCAAGCGCCGCAGACGCCCGCGACGGCACCCCGGCGCACGGTTTCATCGGCGGCAAGTTCTACGCCGTGGGCGGCTGGACCGCCAGCGGTAGCACCGACACGAAGCTGGAGATCTACGACCCGGCCAGCAACACCTGGTCGACCGGTGCGACCGCCCCGAAGGCGTACGCCGGTGCCGGGAGCGCGGTGCTGGGCGGCAAGCTGTACTCGGTCGGCGGCTGCACCTCCACCTGTGGGGTCAAAACGGTCCTGGTGTACGACGCGGCCACCGACTCCTGGTCGCAGGCCGCCGACTACCCGGTCGCGACCGCCTGGCAGTCCTGCGGTGCGATCGCCGGGAAGCTCTACTGCGCCGGCGGCTCCGGCGCCGGCACCAGCGGCTACGTGTACGACCCGGCCACCGACGGCTGGTCACCGATCGCGGACCTGCCGGCCGACCTGTGGGGTTCGGCCTACACCGCGGCCAACGGGTTGCTGCTGGTCTCCGGCGGCGTCACCAACGGCAGTGCCGCGCTGACCAACCAGGGGTTCGCCTACGACCCGCAGACCAACTCGTGGACGGCGCTGCCGAACGCCAACGCCGCGATCTACCGGGGCGGCAGCGCGCTCGGCTTCTACCAGATCGGGGGCAACCCGGGCGGTGCCAACACCGCGCCGACCGGCTCTTCGTCGGTGCTGTCCGGCTACGACCAGGGCAGTGGCGAGGACGTCTCCTGGCTGTCGTTGAGCGCCGGTAAGTTCTTGCTCGCCCCGGGGGCGAGCAAGCGGGTGAAGGTGACCGTCGACGCGTCGGACCCTGCGGTCACTCAGCCCGGCAAGTACGCCGCCGAGTTCAGCGTCGCCACCGACACGCCGTACCTGGTCACCCCGGTCGCGGTGACCATGAAGGTGGCGCCACCGTCGACCTGGGGCAAGATCACCGGTACGGTCTCGGCCGATGACGGCAGCGGTGCCGTAACGCCGCTGGCCGGCGCCCAGGTAGAGATCGACGGCTGGGCCGCCGGTTACCTGCTCACCACCGACGGGGACGGCCACTTCGCGTTGTGGCTGGACTACCGCAACAGTCCGGTGACCGTCATCGTCGCCAAGCCCGGGTACCACCCGCAGGTGAAGTCGGTGACGATCAGGCAGGGCAAGACGGTGCGGCTCGACGTCACGCTGAAGAAGGCGTGA